In the Danio rerio strain Tuebingen ecotype United States chromosome 8, GRCz12tu, whole genome shotgun sequence genome, one interval contains:
- the snrpd3 gene encoding small nuclear ribonucleoprotein Sm D3 (The RefSeq protein has 1 substitution compared to this genomic sequence) — translation MSIGVPIKVLHEAEGHIVTCETNTGEVYRGKLIEAEDNVNCQMANITVTYRDGRVAQLEQVYIRGSKIRFLILPDMLKNAPMLKSMKNKNPAAGAGRGKAAILKAQVAARGRGRGGPGRGNVFQKRR, via the exons ATGTCGATCGGAGTGCCTATCAAAGTTCTTCACGAGGCTGAGGGACACATAGTGACCTGTGAAACCAACACTGGCGAGGTTTACAGAGGCAAACTCATCGAGGCAGAAGACAACATGAACTGCCAG ATGGCAAACATCACAGTCACATACAGGGACGGTCGTGTGGCTCAGCTGGAGCAGGTGTATATTAGAGGCAGTAAGATCAGGTTCCTCATCCTGCCTGACATGCTGAAAAATGCTCCGATGTTAAAAAGTATGAAGAACAAAAATCCGGCAGCTGGTGCCGGTCGAGGAAAAGCAGCCATTCTCAAAGCCCAAG TGGCAGCCAGAGGACGTGGTCGTGGTGGACCAGGACGAGGAAACGTTTTCCAAAAAAGGCGCTAG